Proteins from a genomic interval of Nematostella vectensis chromosome 5, jaNemVect1.1, whole genome shotgun sequence:
- the LOC116606147 gene encoding uncharacterized protein LOC116606147 isoform X3, producing the protein MAPKSRGKRKKSVEELLKEGRNLLDRQEVKSKRKRKPVRFLFSTDPATGLRNNKGTYKGQKKSKEKRLNPEFDVSGEETEETAEHCIPNDGENADLSGKSIPTKDEVYCPECNHKCCIAGFLESHIFVVTMKGRFDLNNLRYVCTSCDKTWGGNHPIILVQLGFWPGSITGACYAFDDSLFVYWDMLQKQVPGISERAFLKSLEEFSKCRGRVGTVNPQTFRTAFREWKYCQFEIDKIRQLDWMTCPACDDLPHSMHVDGNMKLYRFASAGKRKADSYYGEAFIANNVKVDAHLQNVYQCPTKKVYTTNLNIGDDHYKCSNGVLVSVHCFSYNLRLTKVLYWLDSVKVLLSNCSISVLLYSRDIMVGSRILREYSFSSLFPTLNRKNRKPKPGSRAKLLPISNRG; encoded by the exons ATGGCGCCCAAATCTCGTG gtaaaagaaagaaatccgTAGAAGAACTTCTCAAAGAAGGCAGAAACTTGCTTGATCGGCAAGAAGTAAAATCAAAGCGAAAGAGGAAACCGGTtcgatttttattttctaccgATCCAGCCACGGGACTCAGAAATAACAAAGGGACGTATAAAGGTCAGAAAAAATCTAAAGAAAAGAGGCTGAACCCCGAGTTTGACGTCTCTGGCGAAG AGACTGAAGAGACAGCAGAACACTGCATTCCAAATGATGGAGAAAATGCAGATTTGTCAG GTAAAAGTATCCCTACTAAAGATGAGGTCTATTGCCCTGAGTGCAACCACAAATGCTGCATAGCTGGATTCCTTGAATCACATATATTTGTTGTGACTATGAAAG ggCGGTTTGATCTGAATAACCTGAGATACGTTTGTACCAGTTGTGATAAGACATGGGGGGGTAACCACCCCATTATTCTTGTGCAGCTCGGCTTCTGGCCAGGGAGCATTACCGGTGCATGTTACGCCTTTGATGATAGCCTCTTTGTCTACTGGGACATGCTGCAGAAGCAGGTGCCAGGCATCTCAGAAAGGGCCTTTCTCAAATCTCTTGAGGAGTTCTCCAAGTGTAGAGGGCGA GTTGGCACAGTCAATCCACAGACATTCCGGACAGCATTCCGTGAATGGAAATATTGCCAGTTTGAGATAGATAAAATCCGCCAACTTGACTGGATGACCTGCCCAGCCTGTGACGACCTGCCACATTCCATGCACGTTGATGGTAACATGAAGCTTTACCGGTTCGCATCTGCAGGAAA ACGTAAAGCAGACAGTTACTACGGTGAAGCCTTCATTGCCAATAACGTAAAGGTCGATGCACACTTGCAAAATGTGTACCAGTGCCCCACGAAGAAGGTATATACAACAAACCTTAACATTGGGGATGATCATTACAAGTGCAGTAATGGCGTTCTTGTTTCAGTTCATTGCTTTTCCTATAATCTTCGTTTGACTAAAGTACTATACTGGCTTGACAGTGTTAAAGTGTTACTTTCAAATTGTTCTATTTCTGTTCTCCTGTACTCTCGAGACATTATGGTTGGATCCAGGATTTTACGGGAGTATTCCTTTTCTTCACTCTTTCCAACTCTAAATCGGAAAAACCGAAAACCGAAACCCGGCTCAAGGGCAAAACTCTTGCCTATCTCAAACAGAGGATAG
- the LOC116606147 gene encoding uncharacterized protein LOC116606147 isoform X1: MAPKSRGKRKKSVEELLKEGRNLLDRQEVKSKRKRKPVRFLFSTDPATGLRNNKGTYKGQKKSKEKRLNPEFDVSGEETEETAEHCIPNDGENADLSDDFTDILSRARELLRNWEGQSRHRPSWSERSITLQESWESLRSQLFNAKLESFAVMPSQTCMLCINKMPSIQCSDCGPRTALCSECDISVHKSSPFHDRQALVKGHYVPIVPCLSWCTTSETWKNESKSIPTKDEVYCPECNHKCCIAGFLESHIFVVTMKGRFDLNNLRYVCTSCDKTWGGNHPIILVQLGFWPGSITGACYAFDDSLFVYWDMLQKQVPGISERAFLKSLEEFSKCRGRVGTVNPQTFRTAFREWKYCQFEIDKIRQLDWMTCPACDDLPHSMHVDGNMKLYRFASAGKRKADSYYGEAFIANNVKVDAHLQNVYQCPTKKVYTTNLNIGDDHYKCSNGVLVSVHCFSYNLRLTKVLYWLDSVKVLLSNCSISVLLYSRDIMVGSRILREYSFSSLFPTLNRKNRKPKPGSRAKLLPISNRG; the protein is encoded by the exons ATGGCGCCCAAATCTCGTG gtaaaagaaagaaatccgTAGAAGAACTTCTCAAAGAAGGCAGAAACTTGCTTGATCGGCAAGAAGTAAAATCAAAGCGAAAGAGGAAACCGGTtcgatttttattttctaccgATCCAGCCACGGGACTCAGAAATAACAAAGGGACGTATAAAGGTCAGAAAAAATCTAAAGAAAAGAGGCTGAACCCCGAGTTTGACGTCTCTGGCGAAG AGACTGAAGAGACAGCAGAACACTGCATTCCAAATGATGGAGAAAATGCAGATTTGTCAG ATGATTTTACGGATATTTTAAGCCGAGCAAGAGAACTGCTGAGAAACTGGGAGGGACAGAGCAGGCACAGGCCTTCCTGGAGCGAAAGATCCATCACACTACAAGAAAGCTGGGAATCTCTGCGTTCTCAGCTATTCAATGCTAAACTAGAGTCGTTTGCAGTAATGCCCAGCCAAACATGCATGCtttgtattaataaaatgcCAAGTATACAGTGCTCAGACTGTGGACCAAGAACTGCTTTGTGTTCTGAGTGTGATATATCTGTACATAAAAGCAGTCCATTCCATGACAGACAGGCACTGGTGAAGGGCCATTATGTTCCAATAGTGCCCTGCTTATCATGGTGTACTACCTCAGAGACCTGGAAAAATGAGA GTAAAAGTATCCCTACTAAAGATGAGGTCTATTGCCCTGAGTGCAACCACAAATGCTGCATAGCTGGATTCCTTGAATCACATATATTTGTTGTGACTATGAAAG ggCGGTTTGATCTGAATAACCTGAGATACGTTTGTACCAGTTGTGATAAGACATGGGGGGGTAACCACCCCATTATTCTTGTGCAGCTCGGCTTCTGGCCAGGGAGCATTACCGGTGCATGTTACGCCTTTGATGATAGCCTCTTTGTCTACTGGGACATGCTGCAGAAGCAGGTGCCAGGCATCTCAGAAAGGGCCTTTCTCAAATCTCTTGAGGAGTTCTCCAAGTGTAGAGGGCGA GTTGGCACAGTCAATCCACAGACATTCCGGACAGCATTCCGTGAATGGAAATATTGCCAGTTTGAGATAGATAAAATCCGCCAACTTGACTGGATGACCTGCCCAGCCTGTGACGACCTGCCACATTCCATGCACGTTGATGGTAACATGAAGCTTTACCGGTTCGCATCTGCAGGAAA ACGTAAAGCAGACAGTTACTACGGTGAAGCCTTCATTGCCAATAACGTAAAGGTCGATGCACACTTGCAAAATGTGTACCAGTGCCCCACGAAGAAGGTATATACAACAAACCTTAACATTGGGGATGATCATTACAAGTGCAGTAATGGCGTTCTTGTTTCAGTTCATTGCTTTTCCTATAATCTTCGTTTGACTAAAGTACTATACTGGCTTGACAGTGTTAAAGTGTTACTTTCAAATTGTTCTATTTCTGTTCTCCTGTACTCTCGAGACATTATGGTTGGATCCAGGATTTTACGGGAGTATTCCTTTTCTTCACTCTTTCCAACTCTAAATCGGAAAAACCGAAAACCGAAACCCGGCTCAAGGGCAAAACTCTTGCCTATCTCAAACAGAGGATAG
- the LOC5504599 gene encoding probable serine incorporator, with protein MGAVLAVCTAAQCACCCCPAAVGCCCACCPGCRSSTSTRIMYTVFLLLGTIVSCLMLWDQVEKSIVEHDPLGIFGKVCDEAGAGDKCELLAGHLAVYRVCFAMACFFFLFMIITIKVSSSKDCRGGIHNGFWGIKFLMLVGLAVGAFFIPRGDFGVAWMYIGFIGAVLFILIQVILLVDFAHSWNEIWTSNAEENDNKCWYIGLLVFMILFYAAALAGHITGYIFFTESSGCHLNKFFLSFNLILCVIISIISLLPSIQSAQPKSGLLQSSIVSLFTTYLILSALASEPTTSDPGSSSNSTICGASITSHGIKGSETTVTVVGLVLLFITVIYSSLRTVGSVDKLTTTSTTADDTEKGKVEEDEEESVMYSYSFFHFIFFLASLYIMMTLTGWLSPEGTGIQNFQRNWASVWVKVCCSWVCHLIYLWTLMAPVCFPDRDFSTGLM; from the exons ATGGGCGCTGTTCTTGCGGTATGCACCGCTGCTCAA tGTGCCTGTTGCTGCTGCCCTGCCGCAGTTGGGTGTTGCTGCGCATGTTGCCCAGGGTGTCGCAGCTCCACATCTACCCGTATCATGTACACAGTCTTCCTTCTGCTTGGAACCATTGTCTCCTGTCTCATGCTTTGGGATCAAGTAGAGAAAAGCATTGTCGAACAT GATCCATTGGGTATTTTCGGCAAGGTGTGTGATGAGGCAGGTGCAGGTGATAAGTGTGAGTTGCTTGCTGGACACCTTGCTGTGTACAGAGTCTGCTTTGCAATGGCCTgcttcttcttcctctttatgatcatcaccattaaAGTGTCCTCTAGCAAAGACTGTCGTGGAGGGATCCATAATGG GTTTTGGGGGATAAAGTTCCTGATGCTAGTTGGGTTGGCAGTTGGAGCATTTTTTATTCCTAGAGGAGACTTTGGAGTTG CCTGGATGTACATTGGGTTTATTGGAGCCGTCTTGTTTATCCTGATTCAAGTTATTCTGCTTGTTGACTTTGCTCATTCATGGAATGAGATATG GACATCAAATGCAGAGGAGAATGACAACAAATGCTGGTACATAG gGCTTCTGGTGTTTATGATACTATTCTATGCAGCAGCTCTTGCTGGTCATATCACTggatacattttttttactgag TCTTCTGGGTGCCACCTAAACAAGTTTTTTCTCAGCTTTAATCTCATTCTGTGTGTCATCATATCTATAATCTCATTGCTGCCAAGCATTCAGTCAG CTCAGCCCAAGTCTGGTCTACTCCAGTCCTCCATTGTCTCTTTGTTTACCACCTACCTTATCCTGTCAGCTTTGGCAAGTGAACCAACAACATCAGATCCAG GTTCATCCAGCAATAGTACAATTTGTGGGGCAAGCATCACTAGTCATGGAATCAAGGGCTCAGAAActactgttactgttgttgGGCTTGTTCTTCTGTTTATCACTGTTATCTACTCCAG TCTTCGAACAGTTGGCAGCGTGGATAAGCTAACCACCACATCAACAACTGCAG ATGACACTGAGAAGGGTAAAGTAGAGGAGGATGAAGAAGAGAGTGTGATGTACAGCTACTCATTCTTCCATTTTATCTTCTTCTTGGCCTCCTTATACATCATGATGACACTCACAGGATGGCTCAG tcctgaaGGTACTGGAATACAGAACTTCCAACGGAACTGGGCGTCTGTTTGGGTGAAGGTCTGCTGTAGCTGGGTGTGTCATCTCATCTACTTATGGACTCTGATGGCTCCTGTCTGCTTCCCTGACAGGGACTTCTCTACCGGCCTGATGTGA